The nucleotide sequence ACGGATATTGATATCTGTACCTTCGGGATAGAGGGCGTTAAGCAGTACATAGCCCTGTGGAACACGGCGGATATTGTATTTCTCCATCTTGGAAATATCCGTCTTGTGTTCAGAAGCATAGATAATATCAAATGCATTGAGATATTTTTTGTAGCAATCCGAAAAGAAAGCCTGAAGGTGCATGTCAGGATATTTTTTCTCAAAAGCTTCTTTGGAGATTGTGCCGCCTGCCTTATCGAAATGTCCGCCTCCGTTGCCCATTCCGTCGGCAACGAAGACCGCAAATTCATTAGCATGTATCTCTTTATCACAGCTTCTTACAGAGAACTTAATATCTCCGATCCTTTCAGTATAAACGATACAGGTGGAGATCGAATCGACCTGCATTGCAAAGTCACTTACCATTCCGAGGATATTCGGATCGCAGTCCTCTGCACATAAAATTGCAAAATGCTGCTTTTCATTAATGATCGCCCTGATAAGTGCTAGACCGGCAATTCCAAGCTCTTTTGCGCTAAGAGTCGAATTGTTCATCTGTCTTATCAGATCAAGGTCGGGTTTCAGTGAATCCTGCATATCACGGTCTATAGGATTATACATTTCATAGAAAGAGGTGGTATCCGTATAAAGACCATAATAAAGAGCGGTCTGAAGGTTACTGTATTCATCCACCGGGAAATGCTTTTCTAAAAGCATTGTCCAGATGAGTGTGGAACAGCTTCCGTAATCAGGCCGGATATCAGCGATTATGCCTTCGTCAAGATTTCCCGGCTGGTGGTGGTCGATAACAGCGATATCATTGGCGCGGAGCTTTGTAACATTTCCGCTTCCGTACTGGCTGTCGACAGTTACCAGTATCCCCTCAGGTATATATTGCTCACTGACATAACTAATAGGGATATCAAGCTTTTCGACCATCATAATGAAATTTCTCTTGGAAAGTTTTTCTTTTCCGGAATAGATAAGTTTTACACGTCTATTCGGAAGCGAAGAGAAGTAAAGATAGAGTCCGAGCCCTGAAGCAAGTGCATCTGCATCGGGATTATCGTGGCACTGTATCGTTATACAA is from Lachnospiraceae bacterium C1.1 and encodes:
- a CDS encoding DHH family phosphoesterase, with protein sequence MILDDIALHNCITIQCHDNPDADALASGLGLYLYFSSLPNRRVKLIYSGKEKLSKRNFIMMVEKLDIPISYVSEQYIPEGILVTVDSQYGSGNVTKLRANDIAVIDHHQPGNLDEGIIADIRPDYGSCSTLIWTMLLEKHFPVDEYSNLQTALYYGLYTDTTSFYEMYNPIDRDMQDSLKPDLDLIRQMNNSTLSAKELGIAGLALIRAIINEKQHFAILCAEDCDPNILGMVSDFAMQVDSISTCIVYTERIGDIKFSVRSCDKEIHANEFAVFVADGMGNGGGHFDKAGGTISKEAFEKKYPDMHLQAFFSDCYKKYLNAFDIIYASEHKTDISKMEKYNIRRVPQGYVLLNALYPEGTDINIRTEAGDIKTTVEADSCLILDSRGGVVIIDAETFAERYEQIDAPFIPQAPYSPTVRDSSGSPKILEHFAKTCLCKSVITVYAMKLEKNLKLFPLGKECCYTIGLIGDYLVAESDTPNDISIVDSESFATFYKPFRQ